From a single Salvelinus namaycush isolate Seneca chromosome 14, SaNama_1.0, whole genome shotgun sequence genomic region:
- the LOC120059516 gene encoding rabenosyn-5-like, with the protein MASSYPPPFEGTGEVKEGFLCPLCLKDLQSFYQLQEHYEEEHSGDDRHVRGQLKSLVQKAKKAKDKLLKRDGEDKPETGSYESFYYGGVDPYMWEPQELGATRNHMDFFKKHRAARIDHYVIEVNKLIIRLEKLTAFDRMNIDAGKIRAIEKSVVAWVSDSDVPFCPDCGNKFNLRNRRHHCRLCGSIMCRKCMEFVPLPLAYKLTSGTREARSVTGSQSQSPPTGGGGNVSGMGSRRGSISSLSSVTSMLEEKDDERIRCCLHCMDTLMKRQQKLEEKDHVPDIVKLYERLRLCMNKVDERAPEYIRMAESLNAGETTYNLDTAGGLRMEVQKYYELIDALSKKILTLGMKEEPQPHQKTLQLQRMVRYTATLFVQEKLLGLMSLPTKDKYEALKEKRKQEQEKRLTQERLIAQEAQKRRQDSEKNRPAASTNGEAPQAPRAPRMTKAGGWLPSSDTLHTCGELEDPLLQQIDNIQSFLRQAKAAQRHDEVAMLEENLRQLQDEYDQQQTSLAIALSQRLAQEESLQQDELQRLEDRERGEREHRAQSQAPGSQATYTWQGSLNLTDIGSLHREEDGEEELTPKAESSPLSMRAFPALTDQDEESPPRLRRLGGDVTPPGGEGQNSSSLNPFEEEDSTPVEDPSNPFFEEIQKEHKEVANGKKEYNPFEQEEGGEEEQGQAEGATGNPFEVKEENNEGNPFKEAAGCTPPGASTNPFEGEDEEVMPDVDVIEEELLLQQIDNIRAYIFDAKLNGRLDEVELLSENLRELQRTLQEQKSKTH; encoded by the exons ATGGCCTCCAGCTACCCACCCCCCTTCGAAGGCACAGGGGAGGTGAAGGAGGGCTTCCTGTGCCCGCTGTGCCTGAAGGACCTGCAGTCGTTCTACCAGCTCCAGGAACACTACGAGGAGGAGCACTCTGGGGACGATCGACATGTCAGGGGACAACTCAAGA GTCTGGTCCAGAAGGCTAAGAAAGCCAAAGACAAGCTGCTGAAGAGGGATGGTGAAGACAAGCCAGAGACGGGCAGTTATGAGTCCTTCTACTACGGCGGAGTGGACCCTTACATGTGGGAGCCTCAGGAGTTGG GAGCCACAAGAAATCATATGGACTTTTTTAAGAAGCACAGAGCTGCCCGGATTGACCACTATGTCATCGAGGTCAACAAGCTCATTATCAGGCTGGAGAAA ctgacaGCTTTTGACAGGATGAACATAGATGCAGGCAAAATTAGAG cGATTGAGAAGTCTGTTGTGGCGTGGGTGAGCGACTCTGATGTTCCGTTCTGTCCCGACTGCGGGAACAAGTTCAACCTTCGGAACAGGCGACACCACTGCCGCCTCTGTGGCTCCATCATGTGTAGGAAGTGCATGGAGTTTGTGCCCCTGCCTTTGGCTT ACAAGCTGACCAGTGGGACTCGGGAGGCCCGTAGTGTTACGGGCAGCCAGTCCCAGTCCCCTCCAACAGGTGGTGGGGGCAATGTCAGCGGGATGGGCTCCAGGAGGGGCAGCATCAGCAGCCTGAGCAGCGTCACCTCAATGCTGGAAGAGAAGGATGACGAGAGGATCCGCTGCTGCCTCCACTGCATGGACACCCTGATGAAGAGACAGCAGAAACTGGAGGAGAAAGACCACGTGCCTGACATCGTCAAGCTCTACGAG AGGCTGAGACTGTGCATGAACAAGGTGGACGAGAGGGCTCCAGAGTATATCAGAATGGCTGAGTCTCTCAA TGCTGGAGAGACCACCTATAACCTGGACACGGCTGGTGGACTGAGAATGGAAGTCCAGAAATACTACGAACTGATCGATGCACTGAG TAAGAAGATCTTAACACTGGGAATGAAGGAAGAGCCACAACCCCATCAAAAGACTCTCCAGCTGCAGAGGATGGTCAGATACACAGCCACACTGTTTGTCCAG GAGAAGTTGCTGGGTCTGATGTCTCTACCCACTAAGGACAAGTATGAGGCCCTAAAGGAGAAGAGgaagcaggagcaggagaagagGCTCACGCAGGAGAGACTA ATTGCCCAGGAGGCTCAGAAAAGGAGGCAGGACTCTGAGAAGAACCGCCCAGCTGCCAGCACCAATGGGGAGGCTCCCCAAGCCCCCAGGGCCCCCCGCATGACCAAAGCTGGGGGATGGCTGCCCTCTTCCGATACCCTCCACACGTGCGGGGAGCTGGAGGACCCCCTGCTGCAGCAGATAGACAACATCCAGTCATTCCTGCGGCAGGCCAAGGCCGCCCAGAGGCATGACGAAGTGGCCATGCTGGAGGAGAACCTCAGACAGCTGCAG GATGAGTACGACCAGCAGCAGACCAGCTTGGCCATCGCTCTGTCCCAGAGGTTGGCGCAGGAGGAGAGTCTACAGCAGGACGAGCTGCAACgcctggaggacagagagaggggggagagggagcacaGGGCCCAGAGCCAAGCCCCAGGATCCCAGGCCACATACACCTGGCAGGGCTCACTGAACCTAACCGATATAGGGAGCCTCCATAGGGAGGAAGACGGGGAGGAAGAGTTGACCCCTAAAGCAGAGAGCAGCCCCCTGTCCATGAGGGCCTTCCCTGCCCTGACCGACCAGGATGAGGAGTCACCCCCCCGGCTGAGGAGGCTGGGGGGAGATGTGACACCTCCTGGTGGCGAGGGACAGAACAGCTCCTCCCTCAACCCCTTTGAGGAGGAAGACTCCACCCCTGTGGAGGATCCTTCCAATCCGTTCTTCGAGGAGATCCAGAAGGAGCACAAGGAGGTGGCTAACGGGAAGAAGGAGTACAACCCGTTTGAGCAGGAAGAGGGTGGGGAGGAAGAGCAGGGGCAGGCCGAGGGCGCCACTGGCAACCCTTTCGAAGTGAAGGAGGAAAACAATGAAGGTAACCCTTTTAAAGAGGCTGCTGGGTGTACCCCGCCGGGAGCCTCGACCAATCCCTTCgagggggaggatgaggaggtGATGCCGGATGTTGACGTGATTGAGGAGGAATTGCTGCTGCAGCAGATCGATAATATACGGGCGTACATATTTGATGCCAAGCTCAACGGGAGGCTAGACGAGGTGGAGCTGCTGTCGGAGAACCTGAGAGAGCTGCAGCGCACGCTACAGGAACAGAAGAGCaagacacactga